In one Leptospira yasudae genomic region, the following are encoded:
- a CDS encoding ferredoxin-NADP reductase produces the protein MKPIREPQINLFKKSNPYKAKVISNVLLTPETGKGKRPKKEGESLVHRITLAIDHSAYPYVIGQSGGVIPPGEDPEKKAKGLADVGYTVRLYSIASPSYSFGMKEDNIEFIIKRDNVYDENGNIQFKGVCSNYMCDLKPGDEVVMTGPSGKKFLLPVTDFSGDIMFLATGTGIAPFIGMSEELLEHKLINFTGNITLVYGAPYSDELVMMDYLRGLESKYKNFKLVTAISREEKNSFDGGRMYISHRVREQADAVKKILNGGGRFYICGGPKGMEKGVIEEIQKIAGDTGTYEEFKHHLEGAHQLFVETY, from the coding sequence ATGAAACCGATCAGAGAACCTCAAATCAATTTATTCAAAAAATCGAATCCGTATAAAGCAAAAGTAATCAGCAACGTTTTATTAACTCCGGAAACGGGCAAAGGAAAAAGACCCAAAAAAGAAGGAGAATCGCTCGTTCATAGAATCACGCTTGCGATCGATCACTCCGCATATCCGTACGTAATCGGACAAAGCGGCGGCGTAATTCCTCCGGGAGAAGATCCTGAAAAAAAAGCGAAAGGTCTTGCGGATGTTGGTTACACCGTGCGTCTTTATTCCATCGCTTCTCCAAGTTACTCTTTCGGAATGAAGGAAGACAACATCGAATTCATCATCAAAAGAGACAACGTATATGATGAAAACGGAAACATCCAATTCAAAGGCGTTTGCTCGAACTACATGTGCGATTTAAAACCCGGCGATGAGGTCGTAATGACCGGACCTTCCGGAAAAAAATTCCTTCTTCCCGTTACGGACTTCAGCGGAGACATTATGTTTCTCGCAACCGGAACCGGAATCGCTCCTTTTATCGGAATGAGCGAAGAACTTTTGGAACACAAGCTCATCAACTTCACTGGGAACATCACTCTCGTTTACGGAGCGCCTTACTCCGACGAACTCGTAATGATGGACTACCTCCGTGGATTGGAATCGAAGTATAAAAACTTCAAGCTCGTTACCGCAATTTCTAGAGAGGAGAAGAATTCTTTCGACGGCGGAAGAATGTATATCTCTCACAGGGTTCGTGAACAAGCCGATGCGGTGAAGAAAATTCTGAACGGCGGCGGACGTTTCTACATCTGCGGCGGACCGAAAGGAATGGAAAAAGGCGTGATCGAAGAAATTCAAAAGATCGCGGGCGATACCGGAACCTACGAAGAATTCAAACACCACTTAGAAGGCGCTCATCAGTTGTTCGTTGAAACTTACTGA
- a CDS encoding transcriptional coactivator p15/PC4 family protein: protein MGIIRDVDKGRGEVIRVEVSEYKGTKYLNLRVWYTDKDGEKKPTQKGIAIPPELYDEIREAVIEAESEVKE from the coding sequence ATGGGAATCATCCGCGACGTAGACAAGGGCAGAGGAGAAGTGATTCGGGTGGAAGTATCCGAATACAAAGGAACTAAATATCTGAACCTTCGAGTTTGGTATACGGACAAAGACGGCGAAAAAAAACCGACTCAAAAAGGAATCGCCATTCCTCCCGAACTCTACGACGAAATCAGGGAAGCAGTGATCGAAGCGGAAAGCGAAGTCAAAGAATAA
- a CDS encoding anti-sigma factor antagonist (This anti-anti-sigma factor, or anti-sigma factor antagonist, belongs to a family that includes characterized members SpoIIAA, RsbV, RsfA, and RsfB.) yields MILSAKFLHNEVSENRNNSVLIRLNSPTGAANPDRRPIVLGLAIDRSWSMKGEKLEAVIQAASSLVNWLTRRDFLSVVAYAEDIHVIQPIVQLVEKTSIVNRIHTILPGTSTNLSGGWLHTLRGLEMFSDPSVYKRAILLTDGNPTQGITDPVDLIQIASDHYKKGISTTVIGFGDDFNEILLKDIADAGGGNFYYIESPEGTGDIFFREFGDIGSLYAQSIETKVLFGKDVEFLELISDIPFYTEMDPDQPSRIKSVVLQCGDMRADDIRNIVVRVRTHPENLIHNSDQIGGIKISSSFYNLSEKMKLENVEFELKPDWKSQSVKEDADVIVETIVAKSGKALKKASSLIKEGSLEDASKILSVLIKDVDHQIDLAPDVMSSLKSRLEALETKIKENSKTAGKHLMAGASDIQYRNIDPISEDIEYHDQIFVYKSTGDIDLYKCPELKTNIQEKMHEGFRFIVINLKASSYIDSSAIGTLIQISGWLKRRGGELVVSDLRDSVKKVFSITRLESHIRVADTEEAARIVINDVIQERSL; encoded by the coding sequence ATGATTCTCTCCGCGAAGTTTTTACATAACGAAGTCTCGGAAAACAGAAACAATTCCGTCTTAATCCGTCTGAATTCTCCAACCGGAGCGGCTAATCCCGATCGAAGACCGATCGTCTTAGGATTGGCGATCGATAGAAGCTGGTCTATGAAAGGAGAAAAGTTGGAAGCGGTCATCCAAGCGGCTTCCTCCTTGGTCAACTGGTTGACTCGAAGAGATTTTCTTTCCGTCGTCGCATACGCGGAAGACATTCACGTCATTCAACCGATCGTACAACTCGTCGAAAAAACTTCGATCGTCAATCGGATTCATACGATTCTTCCGGGAACTTCCACAAACTTATCGGGAGGTTGGCTGCACACGTTACGCGGTTTGGAAATGTTTTCCGATCCATCCGTGTATAAACGCGCGATTCTATTAACGGACGGAAATCCTACGCAAGGAATCACCGATCCAGTGGATCTGATTCAGATCGCTTCCGACCATTATAAAAAAGGAATATCGACAACCGTCATCGGTTTCGGAGACGACTTCAACGAGATTCTTTTGAAGGATATCGCGGATGCGGGCGGCGGAAATTTTTATTACATCGAAAGTCCTGAAGGAACCGGAGATATTTTTTTCCGCGAGTTCGGAGATATCGGTTCCTTATACGCGCAATCCATCGAGACGAAAGTTTTGTTCGGGAAAGACGTGGAGTTCTTAGAATTGATAAGCGACATTCCTTTTTATACCGAAATGGATCCGGATCAACCGAGCAGAATCAAATCGGTCGTTCTTCAATGCGGAGATATGCGCGCGGACGACATTAGAAATATCGTGGTTCGGGTCAGAACTCATCCTGAAAATCTGATTCACAACTCGGATCAAATCGGAGGAATCAAAATCTCCAGTTCGTTTTACAATCTTTCCGAAAAGATGAAATTGGAAAACGTAGAGTTCGAGTTAAAGCCGGATTGGAAATCGCAATCGGTTAAAGAAGACGCGGACGTGATCGTGGAAACGATCGTCGCAAAATCGGGAAAGGCTTTGAAGAAGGCGAGTTCTTTGATTAAAGAAGGTTCGTTGGAAGACGCTTCTAAAATCCTGAGTGTGTTGATTAAGGATGTGGATCATCAGATCGATCTCGCGCCCGATGTAATGAGTTCTTTGAAATCACGTTTGGAGGCGCTGGAAACGAAGATTAAGGAGAATTCGAAAACCGCAGGAAAACATCTGATGGCCGGTGCTTCTGACATTCAATATAGAAACATCGATCCTATTTCCGAGGATATCGAATATCACGATCAGATCTTTGTGTATAAATCCACGGGCGATATCGATTTGTATAAATGTCCCGAGTTGAAGACCAACATTCAGGAAAAAATGCACGAAGGGTTTCGGTTTATCGTCATCAATCTGAAAGCTTCTTCCTATATCGATTCGTCGGCGATCGGAACTTTGATTCAGATTTCGGGTTGGCTGAAAAGAAGAGGCGGCGAGTTGGTGGTTTCCGATTTGAGAGATTCGGTGAAAAAGGTTTTCTCGATCACAAGATTGGAAAGTCACATTCGGGTTGCGGATACGGAAGAAGCGGCTCGGATCGTGATCAACGATGTGATTCAGGAAAGAAGTCTTTGA
- a CDS encoding nucleoside deaminase, producing MENLVLHAGEEIPSFTRIYHKHELVCETFNEVEKNKDSSFHSEILCIRDAKEKLKTRYLSDCILITSLEPCLMCAGTILLSRIPKVIYLLPAKQGEGISSLSIETIYSRNFFPELVCIPAEISKNAFKSFFKARRKKFN from the coding sequence ATGGAGAATCTCGTTTTGCATGCAGGAGAAGAAATTCCCAGCTTTACTAGAATTTATCACAAACACGAACTCGTCTGCGAGACGTTTAACGAAGTGGAGAAGAACAAGGATTCTTCCTTTCATAGCGAAATTCTTTGTATTCGAGACGCGAAGGAAAAACTGAAAACTCGTTATCTCTCGGATTGTATTCTCATCACTTCTTTGGAACCGTGCTTGATGTGCGCGGGAACGATTCTTCTTTCGAGAATTCCGAAAGTCATTTATCTTTTGCCCGCGAAACAAGGAGAAGGAATTTCTTCTCTCAGCATTGAAACGATCTATTCTCGAAATTTTTTCCCGGAACTCGTTTGTATTCCGGCGGAGATTTCTAAAAACGCGTTCAAATCGTTTTTCAAAGCCAGAAGAAAGAAATTCAATTGA
- the dnaX gene encoding DNA polymerase III subunit gamma/tau translates to MAGTHEVLSRKYRPQRFRDVIHQDLAIGALQNALKSGKIGHAYIFFGPRGVGKTTIARILAKRLNCQNPTDNEPCNECSSCTEITRGISSDVLEIDAASNRGIENIRELRDNVKFAPMGGKYKVYIIDEVHMLTDQSFNALLKTLEEPPSHIVFVLATTEFHKIPETILSRCQDFIFKKVPLSVLQDYSEKLCKIENVQYDQEGLFWVAKKGDGSVRDMLSFMEQAIVFTDSKLLGAGIRKMIGYHGIEFLTSFIKSLVDPDNHSKALEILESLYQEGQDIYKFLWDSIEFTHTLNLIRDSLADPESVNFPKEDLVKMKSDFENVDSSKLNFLSGKLFEIYERIKTIRLRNSFEIKVFTEIQIKKLVEELTYPSLAGLVDRINHLILMVQGSKNAAPEAERRNPVSTESSVKNAPQSEASKKKDDPLSQAMESHFESNEQDSNTESMSAESSKPSPTSESNPQKFDTSTEIKKKFLGTEVDRSKIPRLDS, encoded by the coding sequence ATGGCAGGAACTCACGAAGTCCTTTCCCGGAAGTATCGCCCGCAGAGATTTCGGGACGTAATCCATCAAGACCTCGCCATAGGCGCCCTTCAAAACGCTCTTAAATCCGGTAAAATCGGTCACGCTTATATCTTCTTCGGGCCGCGCGGAGTCGGTAAAACAACCATCGCAAGAATTCTCGCGAAACGTTTAAACTGCCAGAACCCGACCGACAACGAACCTTGTAACGAATGTTCTTCCTGCACCGAGATCACGCGCGGAATTTCCAGCGACGTTCTCGAGATAGACGCCGCGAGCAACCGAGGCATCGAAAACATCCGCGAACTCAGAGACAACGTTAAGTTCGCTCCGATGGGCGGGAAATATAAGGTTTATATCATAGACGAGGTCCACATGTTGACGGACCAGTCTTTTAACGCTCTATTAAAAACTCTCGAAGAACCTCCGTCTCATATCGTCTTCGTTTTAGCAACGACCGAGTTTCATAAAATTCCCGAGACGATTCTTTCCAGATGTCAGGATTTTATTTTTAAAAAAGTTCCTTTGTCCGTTCTTCAGGATTATTCAGAAAAACTCTGTAAAATCGAAAACGTTCAGTACGATCAGGAAGGACTTTTCTGGGTTGCGAAGAAGGGCGACGGCTCCGTAAGAGATATGCTTTCCTTTATGGAACAAGCGATCGTCTTCACCGATTCCAAACTTCTCGGAGCCGGAATTCGGAAAATGATAGGTTATCACGGGATCGAATTCTTGACTTCGTTTATCAAAAGTCTCGTCGATCCGGACAATCATTCCAAGGCTCTTGAAATTCTCGAATCGCTTTATCAGGAAGGTCAGGACATTTACAAATTCCTGTGGGATTCGATCGAATTCACTCATACATTGAATTTAATCCGCGATTCTCTTGCCGATCCGGAGTCCGTTAACTTTCCGAAAGAAGATCTTGTAAAGATGAAATCCGATTTCGAGAACGTGGATTCTTCCAAACTCAATTTCCTTTCGGGTAAACTTTTCGAAATCTACGAAAGAATCAAAACGATCCGTCTGAGAAACTCTTTCGAGATCAAGGTCTTTACGGAGATCCAAATCAAGAAGCTGGTTGAAGAATTAACTTATCCAAGCTTAGCTGGTTTGGTCGATCGGATCAATCATCTGATTTTGATGGTTCAAGGTTCTAAGAACGCCGCTCCCGAAGCGGAACGCCGCAATCCTGTCTCGACCGAGTCTTCCGTTAAAAACGCTCCTCAAAGCGAAGCTTCTAAAAAAAAAGATGACCCGCTTTCTCAAGCGATGGAATCTCATTTCGAGTCTAATGAACAGGATTCAAACACGGAATCGATGTCGGCTGAAAGTTCGAAACCTTCTCCAACTTCCGAATCGAATCCTCAGAAATTCGATACCAGCACCGAGATAAAGAAAAAATTTCTTGGTACGGAAGTGGATCGAAGTAAAATTCCGAGACTGGATTCTTAA
- a CDS encoding YbaB/EbfC family nucleoid-associated protein encodes MFDKIKNFSELLSNMGAFREKMEEVKKRIAAIRVMGDAGAGMVTVTATGEGQITNVFINKQLFDADDNKMLEDLVMAATNDALKKAREATAYEFQSASGGLDFSEISKMFGGNLG; translated from the coding sequence ATGTTTGATAAGATCAAAAACTTTTCCGAACTTCTTTCCAACATGGGCGCGTTCCGTGAAAAAATGGAAGAGGTAAAAAAACGCATCGCTGCGATCCGCGTGATGGGCGACGCGGGAGCGGGAATGGTGACCGTTACCGCAACCGGAGAAGGTCAGATTACGAACGTATTCATCAACAAACAACTGTTCGACGCGGACGACAATAAAATGCTCGAAGACCTCGTAATGGCCGCGACAAACGACGCTCTTAAAAAAGCGAGAGAAGCGACCGCTTACGAATTCCAATCCGCTTCAGGCGGTTTGGATTTTTCTGAAATTTCTAAAATGTTCGGCGGAAATCTTGGCTAA
- the recR gene encoding recombination mediator RecR has product MANHLLDEMVEALSSLPGIGRKSAFRISFHLLRLEQGLFNQFIHQLTDTKSRIKFCKRCGSYAETEVCDICTSEKRDTHTFCVVEQPEDIFFIENTREFHGKYHVLNGVISPLEGVGPRDLRIKELLERIEPEQVKEVLIATNPTLEGDATADYLANQLKPLSVNVTRIAYGITVGGSIELSDQYTLGRAIRSRLQL; this is encoded by the coding sequence TTGGCTAATCATCTTCTCGACGAAATGGTGGAAGCCCTTTCTTCTCTTCCCGGTATCGGAAGAAAGAGTGCGTTTCGTATCAGTTTTCATCTTTTGCGTTTGGAACAGGGGCTTTTCAATCAATTCATTCATCAGCTTACGGACACCAAGAGCAGAATCAAATTCTGCAAACGATGCGGTTCGTATGCGGAAACGGAAGTCTGTGATATATGCACTTCCGAAAAAAGAGACACGCATACATTCTGCGTTGTCGAACAACCGGAAGACATCTTTTTTATCGAGAACACAAGAGAATTTCACGGCAAATATCACGTGTTAAACGGAGTCATTTCCCCGTTGGAAGGAGTGGGTCCGAGAGATCTTAGAATCAAGGAACTTCTGGAACGAATCGAACCGGAACAAGTGAAAGAAGTTTTGATCGCGACCAACCCGACTTTGGAAGGCGACGCGACCGCGGATTATTTAGCGAACCAGCTCAAACCTCTTTCGGTGAACGTAACCCGAATCGCATACGGCATTACGGTCGGAGGTTCGATCGAACTTTCGGATCAATATACTTTGGGAAGAGCGATCCGTTCCCGCCTTCAACTTTAG
- a CDS encoding transporter substrate-binding domain-containing protein — MFEKRILSLLLVLVFPFALFSQSEYAGSRLEKILSKKELVVGVNKQYEPFYIENPKEGYPGIDAELAKLYADYLGVSLKLVPLKTFRQFSEDIKAGKIDLALAGMSTDLNRGKQVTFSDPYLVTTPAGLVSKKILPPEPEGNIVTSRRFISLADLSTLSGLVSFSVRSNSTNHIYLQKKYSKLPIYSYLSDSIAVDNLVSNNVTCFVADSFFILTLLQKNPSLRANYLPLLGTVQEENISAALPQNDLIFADNLNFFIKELKRTGVLEELRSRYFNQNNWVK; from the coding sequence ATGTTCGAGAAAAGAATCCTTAGCCTGCTCTTAGTTCTCGTTTTTCCCTTTGCACTTTTTTCTCAATCGGAATATGCCGGTTCGAGATTGGAAAAGATTCTTTCCAAAAAGGAACTCGTAGTCGGCGTCAATAAGCAATACGAACCGTTCTATATCGAAAATCCGAAAGAAGGTTATCCGGGAATCGACGCGGAGCTTGCAAAACTTTACGCGGATTATCTCGGCGTCTCTTTAAAGCTCGTTCCGTTAAAAACGTTTCGTCAATTTTCTGAGGACATCAAAGCCGGTAAAATCGATCTCGCGTTAGCCGGAATGTCTACGGACCTAAACCGAGGAAAACAGGTTACGTTTTCGGATCCGTATCTCGTTACGACTCCGGCCGGTCTTGTGAGTAAAAAGATTCTTCCCCCCGAACCGGAAGGAAACATCGTCACTTCGAGACGTTTTATAAGTCTTGCGGATCTTTCCACTTTGAGCGGGCTCGTGAGTTTTTCCGTTCGTTCCAATTCTACGAACCACATTTATCTTCAGAAAAAATATTCCAAACTTCCGATTTACAGTTATCTTTCCGATTCGATCGCGGTCGACAATCTGGTCAGCAACAACGTGACTTGCTTCGTTGCGGACAGTTTTTTCATTCTCACCCTGTTGCAAAAAAATCCCTCCTTACGGGCGAATTACCTTCCCCTTTTGGGAACCGTTCAGGAGGAAAATATCAGCGCGGCGCTTCCGCAGAATGATCTTATTTTTGCGGATAATTTGAACTTCTTCATCAAGGAATTGAAACGGACCGGTGTTTTGGAAGAGTTAAGAAGCCGATATTTTAATCAGAACAACTGGGTAAAATGA
- a CDS encoding OmpA family protein, translated as MSFFLNPQRILQNGILSFCKINVSLCTFSFLLIVSLSAQTRPNDSASTPFKLKLEKLKGSINTNLNEFGISLTDDGNVLYFYSKRENSNYTDLYRSTRVGDVWKQGEEIEVLNSNFDDQSPFILNKEEGIIFSSNRDGAIEFQLSNGKIGVSRDLYFSKKVNSSWAAPAVLPRTVNTEEIEENPFLFNNHLYFTRYPFAQVAEADIFVSVYRNKTWEKATSLPEPINSPYSEIAATIGKDGKTIYFSSNRPGGYGGYDLYKSSILANGDYSEPINLGPEINTPGDEAFYLEAGDGRTFYFCRRSGRDYDIYSNLSNPFQELEKGKSISLDSIHFALGSYEILENSFSILENLHSYLKENPNVKIKITGHTDLNGDPQDNMVLSRNRANAVKDYLLKKGIDSGRITTDGKGSSEPVVPQKNPETDYKNRRTEFQILGP; from the coding sequence ATGTCCTTCTTTTTAAATCCTCAAAGAATCCTTCAAAACGGAATTCTTTCGTTTTGTAAAATTAACGTCTCACTCTGTACGTTTTCCTTTTTACTCATAGTTTCTTTGAGCGCGCAAACCCGACCGAACGATTCCGCATCCACTCCGTTCAAACTGAAACTGGAGAAACTAAAAGGTTCGATCAACACGAATCTCAATGAGTTCGGAATCAGTCTTACGGATGATGGCAACGTTCTTTACTTCTATTCGAAACGGGAGAATTCCAATTACACAGATCTTTATAGATCCACTCGCGTCGGTGATGTATGGAAGCAAGGAGAAGAGATCGAAGTTCTGAATTCGAACTTCGACGATCAAAGCCCGTTTATCTTAAACAAAGAAGAAGGAATCATCTTCTCTTCGAATCGTGACGGCGCGATCGAATTTCAACTTTCCAACGGGAAGATCGGAGTTTCCCGCGATTTGTATTTTTCGAAAAAGGTGAATTCCTCTTGGGCCGCGCCCGCCGTTCTTCCTCGAACCGTAAACACGGAAGAGATCGAAGAAAATCCGTTCTTGTTCAACAATCATTTGTATTTTACGCGTTATCCGTTTGCTCAAGTTGCGGAAGCCGATATTTTCGTTTCGGTTTACAGAAACAAAACTTGGGAGAAGGCGACGAGTTTACCCGAGCCGATCAACTCGCCGTATTCCGAAATCGCCGCCACGATCGGCAAAGACGGGAAGACGATCTACTTCTCTTCCAATCGGCCCGGAGGTTACGGCGGTTACGATTTATACAAATCTTCGATTCTTGCGAACGGCGATTATTCGGAACCGATCAATCTCGGACCGGAAATCAATACGCCGGGAGATGAAGCGTTCTATCTGGAAGCGGGTGACGGCCGCACGTTTTATTTTTGCAGAAGAAGCGGTCGCGACTACGACATCTATTCCAATCTTTCCAATCCGTTTCAAGAATTGGAAAAAGGAAAATCCATTTCGCTCGACAGCATTCACTTTGCATTGGGCTCTTACGAGATTCTGGAGAATTCTTTTTCTATTTTAGAGAATTTGCATTCTTACTTGAAGGAAAATCCGAATGTGAAAATCAAAATCACGGGCCATACCGATTTAAACGGAGACCCTCAGGACAATATGGTCTTGAGCCGCAATCGAGCGAATGCCGTGAAAGATTATCTTCTGAAAAAAGGGATCGATTCCGGAAGAATCACCACGGACGGAAAAGGAAGTTCGGAACCGGTCGTGCCGCAGAAAAATCCCGAGACGGATTATAAGAATAGAAGAACCGAGTTTCAGATCCTCGGTCCTTAG
- the serS gene encoding serine--tRNA ligase encodes MLDLRYITENTEDLKKVLELRGFKEIGIIDQLKSIIQRKREFQKEADNLREERNKVSKEVGKIKQSGGDITEISASVKLVGEKIKEIETKLEQEEKALSDINLGLPNILDPKVPEGKSEHDNVVQYEIGTIPKFSFAPKPHFEIGESLNWINFEKGVKLSGARAYTYWKDGARLERALMNFMLNVHTKEHGYTEVWVPVMVNDESMTATGQYPKFKDEFYRIEKDELNLIPTAEVPLTNLYRDEIIPEDQLPISVTAHTSCFRREAGSYGKDTRGLVRVHQFQKVELVKFCKPEDSEEEHKKMLSHAENILKKLELPYRVIILCSGDISANSSITYDIEVWMPGLNRYMEISSVSNFRDFQARRGKIRYKSKDGKNQLVHTINGSGLALGRTYAAILENFQNEDGTVRIPEALKPYF; translated from the coding sequence ATGCTTGATTTGCGTTATATCACGGAAAACACGGAAGACCTCAAAAAGGTTTTGGAACTCAGAGGTTTCAAAGAAATCGGAATCATAGATCAACTCAAGTCGATCATTCAAAGAAAACGAGAGTTTCAAAAAGAAGCCGATAATCTGAGAGAAGAGAGAAACAAGGTCAGCAAAGAAGTCGGTAAGATCAAACAATCCGGCGGGGACATTACGGAAATTTCCGCTTCGGTTAAACTGGTCGGCGAAAAAATCAAAGAGATCGAAACCAAACTCGAGCAGGAAGAAAAGGCGCTTTCCGATATCAATTTAGGACTTCCTAATATTCTGGATCCAAAGGTTCCCGAAGGAAAATCCGAACACGATAACGTAGTTCAATACGAAATCGGCACGATTCCGAAATTCTCCTTTGCTCCGAAGCCGCATTTTGAAATCGGAGAATCTCTGAACTGGATCAACTTTGAAAAAGGCGTAAAACTTTCGGGCGCGCGCGCGTACACGTATTGGAAGGACGGCGCGAGATTGGAAAGAGCCCTGATGAATTTCATGCTGAACGTTCATACGAAAGAGCACGGTTATACGGAAGTCTGGGTTCCCGTGATGGTGAACGACGAATCGATGACCGCGACAGGACAATATCCGAAATTCAAAGACGAATTCTATAGAATCGAGAAGGACGAACTCAATCTGATTCCGACGGCGGAAGTTCCTCTAACCAATTTGTATCGAGACGAAATCATCCCCGAGGATCAGCTTCCTATTTCCGTGACGGCCCACACTTCCTGCTTCAGAAGAGAAGCCGGTTCGTACGGAAAGGATACGCGCGGTCTTGTACGCGTGCATCAATTTCAAAAAGTCGAACTTGTGAAGTTCTGCAAACCGGAAGATTCGGAAGAAGAACATAAAAAGATGTTGTCCCACGCGGAAAACATTCTAAAGAAATTAGAACTTCCTTATAGAGTGATCATTCTTTGCAGCGGAGATATTTCCGCGAATTCCTCCATTACCTATGACATCGAAGTTTGGATGCCCGGTTTGAATCGTTATATGGAGATTTCTTCCGTATCCAACTTCCGCGACTTTCAAGCAAGAAGAGGAAAGATCCGTTATAAATCCAAAGACGGTAAGAACCAACTTGTTCATACGATCAACGGTTCCGGTCTTGCGCTCGGAAGGACGTACGCCGCGATTTTGGAAAACTTTCAGAACGAAGACGGAACGGTTCGAATTCCGGAAGCTTTGAAGCCGTATTTCTAA
- a CDS encoding TatD family hydrolase, with product MVSIADTHCHLDIIQSQGLQIADSLKNASESGVKKIVQIGIDLESSLRAQSIANEYSNDSLEIRYSIGCHPTETHEFPNKEEILKLVYENLGDPKLSAIGEIGLDYYHTADTKKQQEEILEAFLDCSSKTQLPVVIHSRDAKEDTVSILKNFRDKAFGVIHCFTYDYPTAKALVDIGYYISFSGIVAFKNATEIQEAAQKLPLESMLIETDAPFLAPPPFRGKRNEPAYMKFILDKMFSLRQESNVEVERRLFENSIKFMNRKAYHHNA from the coding sequence ATGGTTTCTATCGCCGATACACATTGTCACCTTGATATAATACAATCCCAAGGTCTGCAAATTGCAGATTCTCTAAAAAATGCTTCGGAATCCGGTGTAAAAAAGATCGTCCAAATCGGAATCGACCTTGAGAGTTCTTTACGCGCTCAATCTATAGCGAACGAATATTCGAATGATTCGTTAGAGATTCGTTATTCGATCGGATGTCATCCGACGGAAACGCATGAGTTTCCCAATAAAGAAGAAATTCTCAAACTCGTATATGAGAACTTAGGCGATCCGAAACTTTCGGCGATCGGTGAAATCGGTCTCGATTATTATCATACTGCGGATACGAAAAAACAGCAGGAAGAAATTTTAGAAGCCTTCTTGGATTGTTCGTCTAAAACCCAACTGCCGGTTGTGATTCATTCCAGAGATGCGAAAGAAGATACGGTTTCGATTTTAAAAAACTTTCGAGACAAAGCGTTCGGAGTGATTCATTGTTTTACGTACGACTATCCGACCGCGAAAGCGTTAGTCGATATCGGATATTATATCTCTTTTTCGGGAATCGTTGCCTTCAAGAACGCGACGGAAATTCAAGAAGCCGCTCAAAAACTTCCTTTGGAATCGATGCTGATCGAAACGGACGCTCCGTTTTTGGCCCCTCCTCCGTTCCGCGGAAAAAGAAACGAACCCGCTTATATGAAATTTATTTTGGATAAGATGTTTTCACTCAGACAAGAATCGAATGTCGAAGTGGAACGTAGACTTTTTGAAAACAGTATTAAATTTATGAATCGTAAGGCGTACCATCACAATGCTTGA